The following coding sequences lie in one Calidithermus timidus DSM 17022 genomic window:
- the pstS gene encoding phosphate ABC transporter substrate-binding protein PstS yields MKKLLATAVAAAALSGLASAQSVNLTGAGATFPFPILAKYFDEYAKLTNSQVRVNYQSIGSGGGQRQFIEQTVHFGASDNPLNDQQMAEIRKNTGSAALNIPFVLGAVVPTYNLPGLAKPLNFTGEVLADIFLGNIKTWNDPAIAKLNPDVKLPPLPITVVHRSDGSGTTFVWTDYLSKVSPEWAQKVGRGNSVDWKAPNKVGARGNEGVAGVVRQTPGAIGYNEVTYAVQNKIAYGAVQNKAGRFVLADLPSISSAANVPLPGDARISLTNTAAPDGYPVASFSYLLVYEKLEANKAFKSEAEARAFVGLLKWLVTDGQKFNEPLTYGRLPGVAQQRALALIARITYQGKPLGKEIVGR; encoded by the coding sequence ATGAAAAAGCTCTTAGCCACTGCTGTTGCTGCCGCCGCTCTATCGGGATTGGCCTCGGCTCAAAGCGTCAACCTCACCGGAGCCGGGGCGACCTTTCCCTTCCCCATCCTGGCGAAGTACTTTGACGAGTACGCCAAGCTAACCAACAGCCAGGTGCGGGTAAACTATCAGTCCATCGGCTCTGGCGGTGGTCAGCGCCAGTTCATCGAGCAGACCGTGCACTTCGGGGCTTCCGACAACCCCTTGAACGACCAGCAGATGGCGGAGATTCGCAAGAACACGGGCTCTGCCGCCCTCAACATCCCCTTTGTTTTAGGGGCAGTGGTGCCCACCTACAATCTTCCTGGCCTGGCCAAGCCCCTGAACTTCACCGGTGAAGTGCTGGCCGACATCTTCCTGGGCAACATCAAGACCTGGAACGACCCGGCCATCGCCAAGCTCAACCCTGATGTCAAGCTGCCCCCCCTACCCATTACCGTGGTTCACCGCTCCGACGGTTCCGGCACCACCTTCGTCTGGACCGACTACCTGAGCAAGGTTTCGCCGGAGTGGGCCCAGAAAGTGGGCCGGGGCAACAGCGTAGACTGGAAGGCTCCCAACAAGGTGGGAGCGCGGGGTAACGAGGGAGTGGCCGGGGTGGTGCGCCAGACCCCTGGGGCCATCGGCTACAACGAGGTGACCTACGCCGTCCAGAACAAAATCGCCTATGGAGCGGTGCAGAACAAGGCGGGCCGTTTCGTGCTGGCCGACCTGCCCTCCATCTCTTCAGCGGCTAACGTACCCCTGCCCGGTGATGCTCGTATCTCCCTGACCAACACCGCTGCGCCCGATGGCTACCCCGTCGCCAGCTTCTCCTACCTGCTGGTTTACGAAAAGCTCGAGGCCAACAAGGCCTTCAAATCCGAGGCCGAAGCCAGGGCCTTCGTAGGGCTGCTGAAGTGGTTGGTGACCGATGGGCAGAAGTTCAACGAACCCCTCACCTATGGGCGCCTGCCCGGCGTAGCCCAGCAGCGGGCTCTGGCCTTGATCGCCCGCATCACCTACCAGGGCAAGCCCTTGGGCAAGGAAATCGTAGGCCGCTAG
- a CDS encoding ArsR/SmtB family transcription factor, giving the protein MNEKLAVARLKALADPARLKLVRILADLPDEHTLRDERCGTAYGVCFCHLEDRLGLSAPTVSHHLKVLREAGLIEAIRAGRWTYYRLNPAGLGGLLQELAELQPKPIRLELAQ; this is encoded by the coding sequence ATGAACGAAAAGCTCGCCGTAGCTCGCCTAAAAGCCCTGGCCGATCCCGCACGGCTCAAACTGGTGCGCATCCTGGCGGATTTGCCCGATGAACATACCCTCCGCGATGAGCGCTGTGGAACGGCCTATGGGGTTTGCTTTTGCCACCTTGAAGATCGCCTGGGGCTCTCAGCACCGACCGTCAGCCACCACCTCAAGGTTCTGCGTGAGGCGGGTTTGATCGAGGCGATACGGGCGGGACGCTGGACCTATTATCGGCTCAATCCGGCTGGCCTCGGTGGCCTCTTGCAGGAGCTGGCCGAGCTTCAGCCCAAACCGATCCGGCTCGAGCTTGCCCAATAG
- a CDS encoding arsenate reductase (azurin) small subunit yields MAATLSRRSVFKVLAGVVAVASGGKAQYGYAPSLAYPALKVGNINNLRNGQAVYFNYPDGSAQGVLVKLGQRAIGGVGRDRDIVAFSAACTHMGCGVQFKGGRFVCPCHYSMFDPAKAGQCYQGLASTPLPQIRLRVAQNGDILAQGVVGLIWGRARNI; encoded by the coding sequence ATGGCGGCAACGCTAAGCCGTAGAAGTGTCTTTAAGGTACTTGCCGGTGTGGTTGCAGTGGCCAGCGGGGGAAAGGCCCAGTACGGTTATGCCCCCAGCCTGGCCTATCCGGCGCTGAAGGTTGGCAACATCAACAACCTGCGGAATGGCCAGGCAGTCTACTTCAACTACCCCGATGGCTCGGCTCAAGGGGTATTGGTCAAACTGGGACAACGCGCCATCGGCGGGGTGGGCCGGGATCGGGATATCGTGGCCTTCTCCGCCGCCTGCACCCATATGGGCTGCGGGGTGCAGTTCAAGGGCGGGCGCTTTGTTTGTCCGTGCCACTATTCGATGTTTGACCCTGCCAAAGCCGGGCAGTGCTACCAGGGGCTGGCCAGTACGCCGCTGCCGCAAATCCGGCTGCGCGTCGCGCAGAACGGCGACATCCTGGCTCAGGGCGTGGTCGGCCTCATCTGGGGCCGGGCCCGCAATATCTAG
- a CDS encoding arsenate reductase (azurin) large subunit, translating to MSYERRDQLPIPPRNATVRNTVCQYCTVGCGYKVYTWPVGTQGGLEASQNAFGVNLSTQPPIAGQTYSETMHSIVTNKDGVQYHVVIVPAKDSPINLNGDHSSRGATNAIATFSESRATRERLKYPMLRVGDQFQVITWQEALNIVCGVAKGIRDKDGNDDNIAVKAFDHGGSGAGFENNYGVGSLFFKGFSVKHIAIHNRPAYNSEVWGSRERGVHELNYDASDARLADTIVLWGANTYETGSVFYTEHILPNLQGATIPEKQQSLERNEPVEAAYMIVVDPRRTSSLTIAQTVAPGRTLHLRPNLGTDYILANAIARVIWERGYYNMQYLQNRTDMAKFEEYKAKSLKLGTPYAEFMAQASRITGVSRTDIEKAADWIAKPKAGGFRRRTLTIYEKGMIWNMKNYDQIAALVQMAVLSQNIGRPGTGCGRQGGHQEGYVRPPSPTPGSIYNGGPPVNVDKYLTDGGGKLYWVIGTNPYLSTPNNQLFRKRIHERTKALTDYLGQSGEPGTTGEYVAKVLEGLEATGGLFMVVQDLYMTHTALDAHLLLPASAWGEANQTSINCNSRLLRLYEKFMDPPGEAKQDWEICKLVGLRMADLYRKDGNEAEARKFEFGKGWNKDEDVFLAGASEFPDNNVPASEEATLPAECYKGVTYAFLKQVGQQGIRTPVRVENGKPVGTLRRYSTKFGTKDGKFSWYGTDDWEGYPPEVQKYLEGDMAQKYPFWMTTGRAQAIWQTMYNDRFLPEKMLTLPLPYIELHPQDAQRLSIKSGDIVEVWNEEGNGTFMVYVTDAVKPGLIFALQYHTRGTSNSMVSGYTDPKTTIPWYKGTRVAIRKLSGGLPDVTSNTSLLAQNKFD from the coding sequence ATGTCCTACGAACGCAGGGATCAACTACCCATTCCGCCCAGGAATGCTACCGTCCGCAATACGGTGTGCCAGTACTGCACTGTGGGCTGTGGGTACAAGGTGTATACCTGGCCGGTGGGCACGCAGGGGGGCCTCGAGGCCAGCCAGAACGCCTTCGGCGTCAACCTCAGCACCCAACCCCCCATCGCCGGGCAAACCTACTCCGAAACCATGCACTCCATCGTCACCAACAAAGACGGGGTGCAGTATCACGTGGTGATCGTGCCCGCCAAGGACTCCCCCATCAACCTCAACGGGGATCACTCCTCGCGAGGAGCCACCAACGCCATCGCTACCTTCTCAGAGAGCCGCGCCACCCGCGAGCGCCTGAAGTACCCCATGCTACGGGTGGGGGACCAGTTCCAGGTCATTACCTGGCAGGAAGCCCTCAACATCGTGTGTGGGGTAGCCAAGGGCATCCGTGACAAGGATGGCAACGACGACAATATCGCGGTCAAGGCCTTCGATCACGGTGGCTCGGGAGCGGGGTTCGAGAACAACTACGGAGTGGGCTCGCTGTTCTTCAAGGGCTTCAGCGTCAAACACATCGCCATTCACAATCGTCCGGCTTACAACTCCGAGGTCTGGGGTAGCCGCGAGCGTGGCGTGCACGAGCTGAACTACGACGCCAGCGACGCCCGACTGGCCGATACCATCGTGCTGTGGGGAGCCAATACCTACGAGACGGGGAGCGTGTTCTACACCGAGCACATACTGCCCAACCTGCAGGGGGCCACCATCCCCGAGAAGCAGCAAAGCCTCGAGCGCAACGAGCCAGTCGAAGCTGCCTACATGATCGTGGTAGACCCGCGCCGCACCAGTTCGCTCACCATCGCCCAGACCGTCGCGCCGGGCCGCACCCTGCACCTCAGGCCCAACCTGGGCACCGATTACATCCTGGCCAATGCCATTGCCCGGGTGATCTGGGAGCGCGGCTACTACAATATGCAGTACCTGCAAAACCGCACCGACATGGCCAAATTCGAGGAGTATAAGGCCAAGTCGCTCAAGCTGGGCACGCCTTATGCCGAGTTCATGGCCCAGGCCTCGCGTATCACCGGGGTTTCCAGAACCGACATCGAGAAAGCCGCCGATTGGATCGCCAAGCCCAAAGCTGGGGGCTTCAGGCGCCGCACCCTCACCATCTACGAGAAGGGCATGATCTGGAACATGAAAAACTACGACCAGATCGCAGCTCTGGTACAGATGGCCGTGCTCAGCCAGAACATCGGCAGGCCCGGCACGGGTTGTGGGCGGCAGGGAGGACACCAAGAGGGCTACGTGCGCCCACCCTCCCCCACCCCAGGCTCCATCTACAACGGCGGGCCACCGGTCAACGTGGACAAGTACCTCACCGACGGGGGCGGCAAGCTGTATTGGGTGATCGGTACCAATCCCTACCTCTCCACCCCCAACAACCAACTCTTCCGCAAGCGCATCCACGAGCGCACCAAGGCCCTGACCGACTACCTCGGCCAGTCGGGGGAGCCAGGCACGACAGGAGAGTATGTGGCCAAGGTGCTCGAGGGGCTCGAGGCCACGGGCGGGCTATTTATGGTGGTGCAGGACCTTTACATGACCCACACCGCCCTCGACGCTCATCTGCTGCTCCCGGCGAGCGCCTGGGGCGAAGCCAACCAGACCTCCATCAACTGCAACAGCCGCCTGCTGCGCCTGTACGAGAAGTTCATGGACCCCCCCGGCGAGGCCAAGCAGGACTGGGAAATCTGCAAGCTGGTAGGGCTGCGGATGGCCGATCTGTACCGCAAGGACGGCAACGAGGCCGAAGCGAGAAAGTTCGAGTTCGGCAAGGGCTGGAACAAGGACGAGGACGTGTTCCTGGCCGGGGCCAGCGAGTTCCCCGACAACAACGTTCCCGCCTCCGAAGAGGCCACCCTGCCCGCCGAGTGCTATAAGGGCGTGACCTATGCTTTCCTCAAGCAGGTGGGGCAGCAGGGCATCCGTACCCCGGTTCGCGTGGAAAATGGCAAGCCGGTAGGAACCCTGCGCCGCTACAGCACCAAGTTCGGCACCAAGGATGGCAAGTTTAGCTGGTACGGCACCGACGATTGGGAGGGCTATCCCCCCGAGGTGCAGAAGTACCTCGAGGGCGATATGGCCCAGAAGTACCCCTTCTGGATGACTACCGGACGTGCCCAGGCCATCTGGCAGACCATGTACAACGACCGCTTCCTGCCTGAGAAGATGCTGACCCTCCCCCTGCCATATATCGAATTGCACCCGCAGGATGCCCAGCGTCTGAGCATCAAGAGCGGGGACATCGTGGAGGTCTGGAACGAGGAGGGCAACGGCACCTTCATGGTCTACGTGACCGATGCGGTGAAGCCCGGTCTGATCTTCGCCCTGCAATACCACACGCGAGGAACGTCCAACAGCATGGTCTCGGGCTACACCGACCCCAAAACCACCATCCCCTGGTACAAGGGCACTCGAGTCGCCATACGCAAACTCTCCGGGGGGCTCCCCGACGTGACCAGCAACACCAGCTTGTTGGCCCAAAACAAGTTCGATTAG
- a CDS encoding pseudouridine synthase, with protein sequence MAKERLDKVLAHLGLGSRKEIHRLARAGLVSVDGEVVRDAAFKFDPTRSRLEVDGEVVVYRAFFHLMLHKPAGYVTSTSDRDGQPVTALLREEWQRDDWMPVGRLDKDTEGLLLLTTDGELLHRLTHPRWKVGKRYYAELAFPATPADVEAFALGLELDDELLQPAELSLHADARKVELVIREGKYHQVKRMFAARGNHVTYLRRIAFGPLALPPDLTIGESRPLEPDEERRLYEAVDLAAR encoded by the coding sequence ATGGCGAAAGAACGCTTGGACAAGGTACTGGCCCACCTGGGCCTGGGCAGCCGCAAAGAGATCCACCGGCTGGCCCGGGCCGGGCTGGTCTCGGTGGATGGGGAGGTGGTGCGTGACGCGGCCTTTAAGTTCGACCCCACCCGCTCGCGCCTCGAGGTGGACGGCGAGGTGGTGGTCTACCGGGCCTTCTTTCACCTGATGCTGCACAAGCCCGCCGGCTACGTCACCTCGACCAGCGACCGCGACGGCCAGCCCGTCACCGCGCTCCTGCGTGAGGAGTGGCAGCGCGACGACTGGATGCCGGTGGGCCGCCTCGATAAGGACACCGAGGGCCTGCTGCTGCTGACCACCGACGGCGAGCTGCTGCACCGCCTGACCCACCCTCGCTGGAAGGTGGGCAAGCGCTACTACGCCGAACTGGCCTTCCCCGCCACCCCTGCCGACGTGGAGGCCTTCGCCCTGGGCCTCGAGCTCGACGACGAGCTCCTACAACCCGCCGAGCTCAGCCTCCATGCCGATGCCCGCAAGGTCGAGCTGGTGATCCGCGAAGGCAAGTACCACCAGGTCAAGCGGATGTTCGCCGCGCGGGGAAACCACGTCACCTACCTCAGGCGCATCGCCTTCGGGCCACTCGCCCTCCCGCCTGACTTGACCATAGGAGAATCCAGGCCGCTCGAGCCCGACGAGGAGCGCAGGCTCTACGAAGCCGTAGACCTTGCCGCACGCTAG
- the mnmA gene encoding tRNA 2-thiouridine(34) synthase MnmA, producing the protein MGKARVLVAMSGGVDSSVSAALLKEQGYEVIGAMMRFWPDGKKDDCFETCCSPDAAYEARRVADIVGVPFYLLDYHEEFQQKIIDPFIAGYEAGETPNPCVNCNTRVKFDSLLQKARMLGCDYVATGHYVIREGNALLRGDLRKDQTYFLWGVPKEAIPHMLFPVGHMEKPQVRLLAERFGLPTAKKPESQNICFVQGDLKDFLAGHLTARPGPLVDLETGEVIGEHHGAQFYTVGQKKGLGLFKTHLERYVVRVNTATNEVIVGPREACLWGGLEAREVNLLVEPEELPETLEVQVRYRTKPVPGTVELLEGGRMRVRLAEPQFAVTPGQSMVLYRGNRLLGGGFIARPLHNQLEARAGAGLLAG; encoded by the coding sequence GTGGGTAAGGCCCGCGTGCTCGTAGCCATGTCCGGGGGGGTGGATTCCTCGGTTTCTGCGGCGCTGCTCAAGGAGCAGGGCTACGAGGTGATCGGGGCCATGATGCGCTTCTGGCCCGATGGCAAGAAGGACGACTGTTTTGAGACCTGCTGTTCGCCGGATGCTGCTTACGAGGCGAGGCGGGTGGCCGATATCGTAGGCGTCCCCTTCTACCTCCTCGACTACCACGAGGAGTTCCAGCAGAAGATCATCGATCCCTTTATCGCGGGTTACGAAGCGGGGGAGACCCCCAATCCCTGCGTCAACTGCAACACGCGGGTCAAGTTCGACTCCCTGCTGCAGAAGGCCCGCATGCTGGGCTGTGATTACGTGGCTACCGGCCACTACGTCATCCGCGAGGGGAATGCCCTGCTGCGGGGCGACTTGCGCAAGGACCAGACCTATTTCCTATGGGGTGTGCCCAAGGAGGCCATCCCCCACATGCTCTTCCCCGTCGGGCACATGGAAAAGCCGCAGGTGCGCCTGCTGGCCGAGCGCTTTGGCCTGCCTACTGCTAAGAAGCCTGAGAGCCAGAACATCTGCTTCGTGCAGGGTGACCTCAAGGATTTCCTGGCCGGGCACCTCACCGCCAGGCCGGGGCCGCTGGTGGACCTCGAGACCGGCGAGGTGATCGGGGAGCACCACGGGGCGCAGTTCTACACGGTGGGCCAGAAGAAGGGGCTAGGGCTCTTCAAGACCCACCTCGAGCGCTACGTGGTGCGGGTCAACACCGCCACCAACGAGGTGATCGTGGGGCCGCGCGAGGCCTGCTTGTGGGGGGGGCTCGAGGCGAGAGAGGTCAACCTGCTGGTCGAACCCGAGGAGTTGCCCGAGACCTTGGAGGTGCAAGTGCGCTACCGCACCAAGCCCGTGCCGGGTACGGTCGAGCTGCTCGAGGGCGGGCGCATGCGGGTGCGGCTCGCCGAGCCCCAGTTCGCCGTGACGCCGGGGCAGAGCATGGTGCTCTACCGGGGAAACCGCCTGTTGGGCGGCGGGTTCATCGCCCGGCCCCTGCACAACCAGCTCGAGGCCCGTGCTGGGGCGGGACTTCTGGCAGGCTGA
- a CDS encoding DUF1385 domain-containing protein, with the protein MSTKPPFALPRPSLHGAALSFWARVGAAFHVQANPKNALGGSAALEGVMMKSPEAWALAVRLPGGQIHTERHEEVALSKKYAWARLPLLRGVVALFDAMSVSYRALSRSAQLAGEEEEQLSKGVLYTTMAVSAVIGILIFIVLPGLLSGFIIDAARYPVWYNALAGVFKASILVGYLLFIGRLPDIKRFFMYHGAEHKAIAAYERDLPLTVENVRGQPAYHPRCGTTFIAFVILASIVVYSVLPGQDNLAWRLGARVLFLPIVAGLAFELLRFTASHNDPFSRLLRGFGFRFQMLTVKEPTDDMIEVAIESTKAAIGEKKPEAVPVA; encoded by the coding sequence ATGAGTACGAAACCACCCTTCGCGCTTCCACGGCCTTCCCTGCATGGGGCAGCTTTGAGCTTCTGGGCTCGTGTGGGTGCGGCTTTTCATGTCCAGGCCAACCCCAAGAATGCCCTCGGGGGCAGCGCCGCTCTCGAGGGGGTGATGATGAAGTCCCCCGAAGCCTGGGCCCTAGCCGTGCGCTTGCCTGGCGGCCAGATTCACACCGAGCGCCACGAGGAGGTCGCCCTCTCCAAGAAGTACGCCTGGGCGAGGCTGCCCCTGTTGCGGGGGGTGGTCGCGCTGTTCGACGCCATGTCGGTGTCCTACCGCGCGCTCTCGCGCAGCGCGCAGTTGGCCGGGGAAGAGGAGGAGCAACTCTCCAAGGGAGTGCTCTACACCACCATGGCCGTTTCAGCAGTTATCGGAATCCTGATCTTCATCGTATTACCGGGCTTGCTTTCCGGCTTCATCATCGACGCTGCGCGCTATCCGGTGTGGTACAACGCCCTGGCTGGGGTCTTCAAGGCTTCCATCTTGGTGGGATACCTGCTGTTCATCGGGCGCCTGCCCGACATCAAGCGCTTTTTCATGTACCACGGGGCTGAGCACAAGGCCATCGCGGCTTACGAGCGAGACCTGCCCCTGACCGTCGAGAACGTACGGGGTCAACCCGCCTATCACCCTCGCTGTGGCACCACCTTCATCGCTTTTGTAATCCTGGCGAGCATCGTGGTCTACAGCGTGCTGCCGGGTCAGGACAACCTGGCCTGGCGCTTGGGCGCGAGGGTGCTGTTTTTGCCCATCGTGGCCGGCCTGGCCTTCGAGCTGCTGCGCTTCACCGCCAGCCACAACGACCCCTTCTCCCGCCTGCTGCGGGGCTTTGGCTTCCGCTTCCAGATGCTGACCGTGAAAGAGCCCACCGACGACATGATCGAAGTGGCCATCGAGAGCACCAAGGCGGCCATCGGGGAGAAGAAGCCGGAGGCGGTGCCGGTGGCGTGA
- a CDS encoding leucyl aminopeptidase translates to MEITIKSARRYVDEIPAPLTVAGYWGGELTEEAKKLDAKSGGQISRVLDELKYKGEFGETLLLPLGEQFVLLFGLGRKRGVSLESVRRAGAKLVHEVTRLGFKEAVTETFLAEKFGKKQASYALAEGALLGAYEFKKYKSDPEIKKLRLWLARSSGPAVDRAEIVAEAVNYARDLVNEPPNVLTPAELGERARELAREAGLEVEVWDERQIQQAGMGAFYGVAQGSVNPPRFIRLTYRPQGKPSRVVALVGKGLTFDTGGYSLKPSESMLTMKCDMAGAAAVLGTMRAIARLQPDCEVRAYVAAAENMVSGAAYRVSDVLKSLSGKTVEVLNTDAEGRLTLADAITHADREGAEAIVELSTLTGACVIALGDKVAGMFSTDTRLGREVQEAAERAGEKVWPMPLEEEYREMIISSTADLKNVHGRSRHGGAIVAGLFLAEFTEKPLVHLDIAGPAYSERPHPLGPAGGVGFGVRTLVELLSPNPLSEE, encoded by the coding sequence ATGGAAATTACAATTAAATCCGCCCGTAGATATGTGGACGAGATACCCGCTCCGCTGACCGTCGCCGGATATTGGGGCGGTGAGCTCACCGAGGAAGCCAAGAAGCTGGATGCCAAGAGCGGGGGGCAGATCAGCCGGGTCCTCGACGAGCTCAAGTACAAGGGGGAATTTGGCGAAACCCTGCTGCTGCCGCTGGGGGAGCAATTCGTACTGCTGTTCGGGCTGGGCCGCAAGCGCGGGGTGAGCCTCGAGAGCGTGCGACGGGCCGGGGCCAAGCTGGTACACGAAGTCACTCGTTTGGGCTTCAAGGAGGCGGTCACAGAGACCTTTTTGGCCGAGAAATTCGGGAAAAAGCAGGCCAGCTATGCCCTGGCCGAGGGAGCGCTGCTTGGTGCTTATGAGTTCAAGAAGTACAAATCCGATCCGGAAATCAAGAAACTGCGCCTGTGGCTAGCGCGCTCCTCCGGTCCGGCGGTGGACCGGGCCGAGATCGTGGCCGAGGCCGTCAACTACGCCCGCGACCTGGTCAACGAACCCCCCAACGTCCTGACCCCTGCCGAGCTGGGCGAGCGGGCCAGGGAGCTGGCGCGGGAGGCGGGGCTCGAGGTCGAGGTCTGGGACGAGCGGCAGATCCAGCAGGCGGGGATGGGGGCCTTTTACGGCGTGGCCCAGGGTTCAGTGAACCCTCCACGCTTCATCCGGCTCACCTACCGACCCCAGGGCAAGCCCTCGAGGGTGGTGGCGCTGGTGGGCAAGGGCCTGACCTTCGACACCGGAGGCTATTCCCTCAAACCCAGCGAATCCATGCTGACCATGAAGTGCGACATGGCCGGGGCTGCTGCCGTGCTGGGCACCATGCGGGCCATCGCCCGGCTCCAGCCCGACTGCGAGGTACGCGCCTACGTGGCGGCTGCCGAGAACATGGTCTCAGGAGCAGCATACCGTGTCTCCGACGTACTCAAGAGCCTTTCAGGCAAGACCGTCGAGGTGCTCAACACCGACGCCGAGGGTCGCCTGACCCTGGCCGACGCCATCACCCATGCCGACCGCGAGGGCGCCGAAGCCATCGTGGAGCTCTCGACGCTGACCGGCGCCTGCGTGATTGCCCTAGGCGACAAAGTGGCGGGGATGTTTAGCACCGACACCCGGCTGGGACGCGAGGTACAAGAAGCAGCCGAGCGCGCCGGGGAAAAGGTCTGGCCGATGCCCTTAGAAGAGGAATACCGCGAGATGATCATCTCCAGCACCGCCGACCTCAAGAACGTGCACGGGCGCAGTCGCCACGGCGGGGCCATCGTAGCTGGGCTGTTTCTGGCGGAGTTCACCGAGAAGCCGCTGGTGCACCTCGACATCGCCGGGCCTGCCTACAGCGAGCGCCCTCACCCGCTGGGGCCCGCGGGGGGCGTGGGCTTCGGGGTGCGTACCCTGGTCGAGCTGCTAAGCCCCAATCCTCTGAGCGAAGAGTAG
- a CDS encoding Fur family transcriptional regulator, with amino-acid sequence MARTKERDTFRSRLKTVGLRHTMPRERILSFLDKKNVHPTPEELYQSLKKKGYAIGLSTVYLNLQVLRDAGLLWEFKDQQGNTRYDGFTEKHHHLFCVQCGTIEDLLAKDLPEFDPEPVKRAVESRTGWFIEDARLELRGVCPNCQ; translated from the coding sequence ATGGCTAGAACAAAAGAACGCGATACATTCCGCAGTCGGCTGAAAACCGTGGGCTTGCGCCACACGATGCCGCGTGAGCGCATCCTGTCCTTCTTGGACAAGAAGAACGTTCACCCCACCCCCGAGGAGCTGTACCAGAGCCTGAAGAAGAAGGGGTACGCCATTGGCCTTTCCACCGTGTACCTCAACCTCCAGGTGCTGCGCGACGCGGGTCTGTTGTGGGAGTTCAAGGACCAGCAGGGCAACACCCGTTACGACGGCTTTACCGAGAAGCACCACCACCTGTTCTGTGTGCAGTGCGGCACCATCGAGGACCTTTTGGCCAAGGACCTGCCCGAGTTCGATCCTGAGCCGGTCAAGAGGGCTGTTGAGTCGCGTACGGGCTGGTTCATCGAAGATGCCCGCCTCGAGCTGCGTGGGGTGTGCCCCAACTGTCAGTAA
- a CDS encoding septum formation initiator family protein, giving the protein MERPVYRVLHLIFALGSLHMLGLIGLEAKRFLDLRQERALTQAHIDDLKKRVAALEADIAAAQTTEYREAMVRRLGYVKKGEVLNAR; this is encoded by the coding sequence GTGGAGCGGCCCGTCTACCGAGTTCTTCATCTGATTTTCGCGCTGGGCTCGTTGCACATGTTAGGCCTGATCGGCCTCGAAGCCAAGCGTTTTCTCGATCTCCGCCAAGAACGGGCGCTAACCCAGGCCCACATCGACGATCTGAAGAAACGCGTCGCCGCCTTGGAAGCCGACATCGCCGCGGCCCAGACCACCGAGTACCGGGAGGCCATGGTGCGCCGCTTAGGCTACGTCAAGAAGGGCGAGGTTCTCAATGCCAGATAG